aggGCGGTTTTTCTTGAATCTAACTGCATCATTCTAAGCTAAGACATGAGTAGAGTTGTTCATTGTAGGTGTCAGAGAAAATACAAAGACAGATGCACGCAAGAAGCTACTTCCTGGTTGCAGAGAATTAAGGGGTGGGCAATTTCCAGAGAGGCAGAAGCTGCGTGGAGGCGGTCTTTTCACAGTGGTTGGGCAAACACTGTGGATGCTGAAGGTAGAAATAGTCACTGGGTCTTATCAGGTTTATATTCCCGGTAAAACTCAGACACCACGAGGCAATTCATGAGGACCACATTATGAAATGACTTTGTCACATAATTGTAGGAAAGAGGGGAGAAGAACCCTTATCTCCTCTGAGCTTCcaattctctgcttctctgctacaATACCACTGCTATAGCCTTTTTCCACATTACCCTCTTGAGTCAAAATATCTTCTCCAGTGACAAGGATCTAAGTTAGTGCCAGCAGGGAAATTTTCTCAGTGAAGGCTATCAGTGTGGAACAATCCTTCATAcctttctccttcccttacaccctcccatctGAAGTCCTCAACTGCTGTGAGAGCAGGATTAAAGTTGGTCTCACATTACTTTTCTCATTGCAACCACTAGGGGTCAGAACCCTTCATCTCCCATGAAGAATTTTGCATCAAGTGTCTCTtcctgaaacaacaacaaaatgagtgCTCTTTCAACTCAGTTTAATACAATGAAAAATAcgatcatgataaaaaaaaaaaagccaaacatttAATCAACATTCTACCATGACTCCCACAAAGATACGAGCACATACCTTGATGAGCCTGGATTACAAAGAGCAAGGATGTGTGTAGGGCTTCATGGCTCAGAATGGCCAGGTAGGGGTTAGATGAGAGCAAGTGTGTGTCTGATTTGACTTTTGTGAGTAGAACCCTGTTTTGGCCTCAAGATACCCACCCATTTTAGGGACATGGGGCTCTATCTAACACCTGAAGAACCCAGGGCTGTTGAttcctcaagttgattcctaagCTCATTTAGTTTCAGAGAAATAGATTTTCTGCTCCCTTGTCCTTATATCTACTCCCATACCCACTAAGCCCAAGAGCTCCAGGGTGTTTGATGACCATTCAATATCCCAGATGATCAAAATGACCTGAAAGATTATGTATAATTAGTGTGCTGGTTTAGTTTAGGCACTGTGTTTTATGTTTATGGAACCAAGATTCCAACTCTGACCTTCTGACTGCAAATTCAGTTCTGCTCTTATGAGGGTGAGTAAGTCATAAATGctaaggtttttttatttttttcctctggtaggtttgccagataaaatacaggccaCTTGTCAACTTCAAATTTTTGAGAAACAATGAATTTTGTGGAATCCTGTTGGTGCGGTGTTCTCAAAAGCATGTCCCCATGTTACACAGGGATTCCTTGGAGTCCTGTATTTTACTTGCTAAGTCCTGCAAGCATATTTTGGGGGTAATTTGAAGCTCATGAAAATGTTGAAGTTCTCATTGTAGAATCTAGGGTATATGTAAGAATACAAATAGGATCATTgatccagaaaggaaaaaaaaaagtataaacatACAGGATTGCATTAATTttaagggaatatatatatatatatatatatgtatgtatgtatgtattggaACACACCTTCATCGTATAATGAAGAAAAGGGAACTGAAAGAACTTTTGATAAATGAGCATAGCTTGTGTTAGTTACCCTCAGTTGCGTACAATATTAttggaaagaggaaaaagaaatagaaaatatcatcGATTTCCACTGAGATGGAGAATTTGGTTGCCTAGAAAAGGTGTGGGGTTGGGGGGAGGAGTTGTCACTGTACAATCTTTAAAAACTGTTTGACTTTTCAACTATGAAGAGGTATCTTTCTTTAAAGACAGAATTACAGTCATGGTGAGGAATAAGACACTTAAATATGAATGTACAATATGATAATCTGAGAAACAACAGGAATCTACTTCTGCTCATGGAATTAGAGGCTGTCGGCCTTCCTTTAATACTGTGGGGCTTTCCCGGAAAAAGGATCATGAGTAAGGCTGGCCATGCTGCAGCCCCCAGTTTTCAGTAATGAAGGGGAGTTCAGGGACACAaggactgcttcctaaacaataatGCATAAAATACTGTATTCACAAACACACCAAACACAATGGAACTTCTCAGAAAACCCTAATTTCAAACACTCGGATTCCTTGTCTGTATATGTACCCCAACTTCCATTAGACAAGGTGTCCTGAATTTTGTTCATGAAGTACTGGTGACCTTGTAATAATTCAAGAACCTGCCACCTAGAGTTGGGGAACAGGGTGGGTGTAGAGGCAAAAGACTTGGTATGTTGAAAAGAACTGAAGTCTAGAGTAGAGCCTTTGTGCTGTGGATCTGAGAAAGAACCCACAAATGGCCCTAAGAGGTTCACACAATTTGTGTTGTCAACCATAATTTGAAGGAAACAGGTAGCTTTTGCCTACCTGTCAGATCCCTTTCATGGAATGTCTCCTCATCCCCACCtgccctccacccctcccccactgtaGAATGTCTGGAGTCCTACATTCTACTCCTGTTTAGATTCaaattttccctccttttcttggaTCCATGAGCATCTGTTGGAGCCAGATCACGCTCTGAGTCCAGGACACGGTGATTTCACTTGCTGAAGCCTGCTAGGGAGCTGTGTTCGGTACCCAAGCCTGTGGAGATGTCTTCAGAAGGAGGTAGGCCTGGAGGGGAGGGGGTGTGTTATCAGGTTCCTGCCACCCCTCCAACCCTTGGGAATTCAAATTTGACACTTCCCCTGGGGACAAGCTGTCTGAGCAGGAGTGAGGAGTGGACCCTTAACACCATCCTGAATATCCCACCTAGGGAGCCTGAAGAGGAAGATTGGAAAAATGACACAGAAGGTTAGGGAAAGAGGAAAGGGGTTTTATAGTGTGCATCATGAAAAGAAACGCTCAGGAGGAGATGGGGAAACCACTCTTTTGAAGACTCACTCTTTCAAGAAAGTTCGGAGGACACTTTCTACTTCAGAAAGTCCCTTCCCTGCTAGTGAGCCTACTGAGGGCATTTCGGAGTGGATGTCAACCGTGTTCCACGGGTTGGAAACAGCTTATGAGAGTGGCAGTCTGTCTGCCTGGGATTCCTGATACAGGTTCTGTGAGTCAGTGATAGCTTGGGTCTCTCACTTCTTGGTAGACAGAGGCCTGGGGGTCTGGTTGAACTGCTTACAACTTCTCTAGCAGAGATCTTCTCTACTGGAAGGAAGAAACACCTAAATCACTCCAGGGATTTTTTGCAGTCTTCACCAGTTCCCCCTTCCATACTGCTACCAATCTGTTGAGATTCATTTGCTGATTCCCAGTGACCAGGCAGGGAATTCGGATGACCTAACACCTGGTtgcctttcctcctcctccatttACCCGTTTCTTCTGTCTCAACAGCAACTCCAATGCTGGGACCAGATATGACCATGAATCCTGGTGCCTCCATGTTTCCTTTTGCTGCACTACCCTTTCCGCGATACACTCCCAGAGTCCCGCACCGAACACCCTGGGAGCGGCACCCGCTGCCCCTCATGACTTCACCATGCCCTCCAGGCATCCCTCTGGGGCTCTCTGCTTTCCCCAGGACACTTCTGGTGCCAAGCGTTGGGGATTCAGGCCCCAGTGGGGCCAGGTCTGGCAAGGTCATTGTTCAAGTGAGGACAGAAGGGAGATCAGCAGAGCTTCCTGGAATTCAGACCTTTGTCATGGTGCAGAACCCACTTAATTGGAGTACCCCAGGGGCTGCCAGTGGGGCACTTGAGCATGCTCCACCCCCTTTGGGGGAagcctctgctgtgatccctgacACTTCTGTTGTGGGTACTCAGGCTTATAGGGGAGTTTGGTCCCCAACTCTTTCTCTTCAAgctccaccaccagctgcccagctGGCCTCCATTTTCCCCCAAGTGAAGGCTTGCTCAGGCCAACATGCTTCCTCTGGGAAGGAAAGCCTGGCTGCCACACAATCCAGACCTTCACTGGATGACGCCTCCTGTAACCCCCAGAGTGTTTACCAGAACTACCGACGTTGGCAATGCTTCAAGTCTCTGGCCCGGAGGCACCATCCCCAAAGCCCTGATACAGAagctctttcctgctttctcatgtgaGTGCCCTAATCAGCTGAGATTATCCTGAAGCTTTCAAATAAAGAGATCTTGGGGAGACACAATGGAGGTTAGGCTCTTTAGGAACACTTAAGAGAAGGTTATGAGGGTGATGGGATATGTTATGAGAAGATATATTCCTGATAATATTAACCGCACCTCCCTGTGTAGAACACTTGCAGGTGCCTTATCTCGATTAATGCTGACCACTTTGTACATGAAGTCAATCTATATATTTGAATTGTTACCTTAAGTATTATTTACAGAAGACTATAAACACTGTggtagaagccctggtagcacagtggttaagttctatggctgctaaccaaaaggtcagcagttcgaatccaccacccttctgcagaaacactatggggccgttctactctgtcctgtagtgtcactatgagtcgggatcaacccaatggcaaagggtttggttttggtttttttaaacacCGTGGTAAAGTCAGGAGCCATGATGTGAATTTTGGTCTCAGATCACAAACACTATGTTCTTCCACTGCTCTTTACCTTCAAACATAGGAGCTGGGCATATTTTGGCCATTGCCACAGGAGACGAGAAATGGGCAAGGCCTAGGACAACCACTTTACATTTACTCCCATCCTCATTCCTCTGGAGAATTCCAGTTCCAACAGGGAAGTGGTAGAGTATGCATAGTGGTGAAAGGCTTGGGCTCTGTCCTCCTTAGATTTGTAATCCTGAGCAGGGCATTGTACAACCTCACCCTAGAGTATCTCATCAAATAAGGAGACAAAATCGGTTAATTAAGGGGAGAGCTAAGAAGAtgatatgacctaatatatgaagTGTAGTCCAAAAAAAAGTACCCACAAGAGCGAAATTTTCCTAGCTACAGTGTGTGTGAGTGGAAATTGGCAATGAAGTGCGGGGTCATGGGCTTCTGTGAATGAAAGGCAGAGTGATTAGTCATGTGGGATGCTTTATCTTTTCAGAGCAGACCCTACATCTCTCTCAAACCTGAGCTTCCCAACAGGTCAATCAatatggaactctgatcacattcCACAGGATGTTTTTACACATACATGTTGCTCTCAACGGCTGAAAGACTGAAGgcatcttcctccctcccccactcccgaACACTCACCCAGGAATACAGACACAGTCCACTAAACCCAAATTTCAAGCAGTCTTAGGGATTCCCTGGGTTCCAAAACAGCCAGTGGTATCCTAGGAGCAAAAGCACTTGAAATCTAAGACACTGGAAGACGGATGGACACAGACAAATAGCAAGATAGATGTGATGATGGGCAGAAGACGTGTGTAGGCGTGGGGTCAAGATGGGGATGGaatatgtatttgtcaaaacttaCTAACACACATGGGTATTTAGCCCAGTCCTGCGATCCCTGGCTAGACTGAAGCCCACCATGACCCTGGAGGAGGGACTCTGGCAGTCTGTACAGGAATGGCAGCGCAAAAGCAATTTTGACCGGATGATCTTCTATGAGATGGCACAAAAGTGAGTCCATGGCATCCTGGCCTTGTTGGCACTGAGTGATGAGGTGTGAACGAAGAGGGAGTGTTGGCACAAATCAGAGGGTGTGTGTGAGGAGGAGGTGTGCACGTACAGAGGGCTCCTGGTTCCCTGATGATCCCGCTCTACCCGCAGACAACTTCTACCACCACATTCACTGCTTCGAGTtttctgttctacattctttAAGAAATTCACCCCTTCTACATGTTGGATTTGTGGATGCCCCAATACTGGAGTGTTAAGACAGAATGGGAATAAACACTGTGGCTACCCATGGAGATATAGTCCAAGCTGTAGATACTCTGCAGTGAGGGGATGTGCTGTACCAGACAAGTTCCTGCTTGCCTCAGTGTCCATATAGGTAACAGGGAATTTGGGGACACTCTTCCTCATGACAACTGGTAAAAAAGTGTTCTACAACCATCCAAGAATGGCCCAAGCTGGAAAGGTGTGTTCAGGGGAAGGCAGCATCTCAGTCACCCTGTTGGACGTGTTTCTGTCCCTCATTGCCTTTCCttccttggtttaaaaaaaaaaatcatcagaggAGCCTGAGGCTTTTGTGAAACCTCACATTCCACCTTTTTCCAAATGTCTCTTGGACCACTTGCCCACCTGGTTTATATCCCAAGGCCTCAAAGCTTGAGACTAGGACCGGGACTCTAGAACTAGTCCTTGGTGTTATCTGCAATCACCTTCATCCCATTCCAGGTTCAGGTTGTCACCTCTACTGTGTGTTTTAGGCAAGAGCAGGAGAGGCTTGGAGAACGGTGTGCATGAGTGGGTCCTGCTGTGTGTCATATAGGTCTGATTCAATTCAACCAACCAGTGTCAGCGTTGTGGTGTGCCATCAGGTGCTAAGGGTATGGAAAGGTAGTGAGCACTATGGGCTGTGTCAGGAGGAGCTTCCAAGAAGGCAGGGCTCATTTCCTTCACATCCTTCCTTATGTTATAATGAGTTGTGCTGCAGGTGAAGGGATGATGTGGTGAACATGTAAAGGACCCAAACCTTGTTTGTGCCTCCTGGGAAATGGACTTACTGGGCACCTGGACAGGTCATTGAAGGCACATCTTTCTGCACTGCCCCATAATTGgctgttgcctggtcctggggcTCCTGGTGCATCTTCCTTCTCCTCAGCACAGCCTGTGCCTCCCTCACCCTTGTCAGGTTCATGGAGTTTGAGGCAGAGGAGGAGTTAGAGATTCAGATGTTGCAGCAAAGGAATGCGTCTGTCTGCCTGCTTCCTCTAGCTCCACGCAATCTTGATCCTCACGGGCCTTCATCCACTATGGTTGGCCAGCATCCAGGTATGGCTAAGCAAGTTCAACAGGAGCTACGGGCCAGGGGTCAAAGGAGGTATGTAGGGACTGGTTATGTTGGGAGAATGCATTGTCTTCACATGTGGTACTTTTCTTTCAAGAGGCGGCAATGGCTATTTCTATCAGCAGAGACTGCCAGATGCCTGGGGTCTCTGCTACACTTCATTACACACTAGTAGTGAGGTGGTCACGTTTTATAACTACCGTCTCATATGCATTATCAAAAGTGGGCTCCAATATCTAATCAGCTTTAAATGTGGGTCTCAATGAGACTTCTTGTAAAAAAATAGTTTCAAGTTTCAGGTTTCCCCACAAGTTGACTGTCTTAGACCATCTGCCTCTTACATTTTCTCCTCTCACAGTGTTTGTGGCTTCAGGTGTGCCTGCCCTACCAGGAACCATGTCAGTGTCTCCATAATTCTGCCTTTACAACATGAGGTTTGGTAGTGACTTAGTTATATAGTGTTGGTatgacagaaatagcacaagtggatggatttacaaacagaaatttattctctcacagtctaggaggctagaagtccgaattcagggtaccagctctcgGGGAATGCTTTTACTCTCTGTTGGTTTTGAGGGagtttcttgtcatcaatcttcccctggtataggagcttctcagcactgggacctcaggtccagaggatgGGCTTCACTCTGGGCACTTCTTTGTTGGTGGCATgaagttcctctcctctctgcttgtttctctcttttccgtttcaaaagagattgacttaagatacaatcgAATCCTGTAGACTGTAGACTCCTGTAGACTGAGgccagcctcattaacacaactgcctataatcctccttcattaacatcacagaggttaggatttacaatacataggataatcacatcaggtcccaaaatggtggacaaccacacaatactgggagtcatggactagccaagttgacacacattttgggggcacaattcaatctgtcacagggagaaagagccaaaatttGCTGCCACATGAACATCCTCTTTCCAACCCCTCCTATAGtgttcattccaaagaagggaggtTCCATGGCACAGCCCCCTAAGCAACATCAACACAGACCCCAGCACCCTTGGGAGCCCAAGCGGTCCCATGAAATCCCTCCTGAAGCTGTCAAAGAGTATGTTGAAATCATGGAAGATCTCCTTGGAACTGCCCATTCAGCCACTGTGGAGCCAGATAGGAAATGTGAAGAAGAAGCAAATGAGGAACAAGAGGAAGAGAATGAGCTGTACCCAGACCCAGGACTCCTGAGCTACATTGATAACCTGTGTGCACAGGAAGCATTTATCACCAAGGTGGGCTGGGACCTGAGGTTTGGTGTCTGTGGGTTCTGTACTTTTGGCATTCCACCCACCAAACATCTGGAGTTTTACCCCAGACATTGTAATTAAGCTCAGTTCCTTCCTCCATGATCAATGTGTGTGCCGTTTTctggtgtatatatgtgtgcgtgtatgaGTGTCTGCATATGTGTAGGTTGGGGTGGTGATATTTTAATACAATACTGGATGCAAATTCGAGAGGGAGATTATTGATTCTCTTCTAGAACCTCTAAATCACTGGTTACTCCTTGTCAAGATGTTCGCATGCCTCCTCCTTCCGTTCTCAGGTAGAAGCAGTTATTCACCCTCAATTCCTGGAAATGTTACTATCACCAGATTCTCAGGTAGATCCCATGTCCTTAAGGCAGGagctggaggaagaggaaggactcACTCTCACTCAGGTAaaccagaggaggaagggagaatcatAACATGAAACCCACAGGATTTCATCTAACCCGACAGTGCCTTGGCTGTCATGGCTTCTGCGGAAGGCCAGCTCCAGGAGTGGGAGCAGGTGCAGAATGAGGAGGTAAGAGATAATGGAGTGGCCAAGAAGAGGAGTGGAGTGgtaaggcattgtggttgggaAAACCACACAAGAGGATGGACAGGCAGAGCTGCAGTACTAGTTATTGAAGGACACTCATGTGACTGACTTCCCTAAATCCTGCCCCAATACTATGGTCTCCACCACCCACTCAGCTATGTGTTCTCACAGTCTGTACAGAATCAGTAATTATCCATTTTCCTTCCTTGCAGCTGGTGGAGAAGCGACTGCTGGAATTGAAAGGAAAAGTGGGTGTGGAGGCACCCCCAACTTATGGTGTGCCAACCATGGAGTCACCTTGTACAGAGTCTGGGACCAGTCAAGACCCAGGGAGCACAGATAACCACAGGATCCAACTACAGTTGAGCGAGAAAATGAGCACAAAAAAGTTGGATGCAGATGATCTACCAAAAGATGGCAGTGGCTATAGTCCTCTGTCTAAGTCAAAAGAACTTGCTCTCTTTACGTGGAGTCCCATGTCACAGGAACTTAAGTCTGAACAATCAGCTTCTCCTCAACGGGGTCCTGGTTGCACCTCCCTTATATTGGGAAACAGAGGAACCTTAATGTCCTTAGAAGCCTCTCCTATTTGTGAAACACCTGGGAAAGGAGAAGGGTccagggaagaagaaaaggaagaggaggatctccccagccttgacttcctcttggcATCTCAAGAAAGCCTACTGCCCTGGAGTCTTTCCAAgagtcctctgcctgcctccagcATTCTGCACCATGGAGTTCGGGGTACCTGGGGAGAATCCCAGCCCCGAACTCTGAAGACAGTGAGTCTTAGCCAACCTGGACATACAGCTGCCAAGTGTAAGATCCCAGCTCAAGTCGGAGCTCCATTACTTGCTGCAAAGCGGCCCTACTCAGGGGCTGACCTTGGAGTCTCTGGGAGGCAACCCTTGACTGTGGGTGAGGTCCAACTCTCACTGCCTCTGAAAAGAAAGTGTGACCCTTCCACTCATGGAAAAAGGAGGAAGCATCTTCTTAGCCAGTAGTGAGCTTTCCTCCTCTGTATGTCAGACCCTCAAGTTGGGGTCCCGTAAATAGATTGGGGTTGTCAACTCCTCCCCCATACTTATTAGGCTAATGCTCCTCCTCTATCACAGTGGTACTTCTTGGCTGTTGTACAGACACGATGAGGGCAGAGAAGGAGGCCAGAGCCTGGGCAGGGTGCACATCTACTTCCATGGTGGGAGATGAAGCACAGTAGCTTTATTTAAGGAATAGTCCTCTGTAAACTGGGATTAAAGATAATTTTGTTGGAAGAAATTCTCATTGACTCTTTCTTCTTGTCCTCCTCTGCTGCTGGACGATTGTGGTGCTGTGAAAAGGAAAAGATACAGGTGTCCCTTGTGTTCCTGATCCACATGTGACTTACCCAGCTCTTTCCTCCACCTTTACCTGATGTCCTCAGGATACTCCTGGGGACAGTCTGGCTTTGGCCACTCAGGGATCACTGATAAATCACCAGGGGTCACTTCCATCATCCATTTTTCATAAGTTGTGGCTTGGTTTCGGGTGCTTTCTGTGGGTATCCTATCAATATCTCTGTCTCTTAATGATCTATTAATGGCATTTGCATTTCAACCTTTCAGCCTTCCTGGTCATTAACTAATGTCTCTATAATTGAGCCTGGAGGCTGCACTTTTCTTGAaggttctttttttctgtttgctagaAAAATGCCAGGCAACAGATCTTAAATGATCCTCAGCACACCCAGGGATTTTCCTGTGTGGTTTATTTGACTTGACAGGATCAAGGCTTGGCTTCTTAGAGGCGTAGTTCTCTATTTCTCTGCATTTACTCTAAGAAATGCTATCATGAATTCTCAAGAGGATTTCTAAATAAGCAGTGGTAGTAGGCTATTTCTGGTCAGGACAGAATGAGACGGAATGTGTTGGAAATATATTTATGAGGATTTCTTCTGATAGTGTGTATATGAGGTATGAAAGTAGACAGAGAAGTTAGGAAGTCCCTTTGCCTTATTTATGGACAGGAAAGAATCTCATTCAACTGGATTGGGAAGGTCCATCCTGCTGTGTTCAAGGGAACTAACCTCAGGTGCCTTTGGaatcttccaaggagcatcctataagcactcttccctttctttctcaaaTGATGACTGAAATTCTAGGGTTAAATTGATGTAGATTTGGTCTTATACTTTCATTGAAAATAGTTCCTTACAAACTAGAGGAAACTTACcttacacaacaacaataaagtccAGGAGAAGCAGAGACATGTTGAGGTTCATGGCGGACCTGGATGCCTGGAGTGTGGAAGGCAAGATGTGAGCAGGATTGGTACGAAGGGCTAAGAAGCCCTGAGGCATCAGTTGTCTGACTGTCTGGGCATTTGCATAGACCCCATGTTCAGAGCAGTGGGTGTTCCAGTCGTTTGGCATTTGGTGCCTGTGAGCTCCTTCATGTGTTGAGAAGTTCCTAACCGGGATCTGGATGGAGACCTCCGCAAGTAAGATTCTGTTGGGCAAAAAAATCAAGACGAAGAGATGAGAATGAGGGGAGAGAACACCTCTGGTCTTTCCTCAGAATTGTCAAGTCCTTGCCCTCCAATCTGCACTTAACTCCTCAAATCCAGGTGTCCATGGCCTCACATCCCCAGCCCATTCCCTTCAGTAGCTGATTCTCAACTTGGAAGCTCCCTGGAATTCACCAAAGTTTTCTCCCAGCCTCATGCTGTTTTCTCCATGTTCTAAATTCTAATTTTATTCCAAGTGCCTGTGAATTTTCAGGAACGCAATGTCCCAGAAAGTTCCCGGGCAACACCATGCAGGCACCTCATAGAGTGTCCTCCTCAGCATAACCGGCAATCCTGGTGTACCCAGGTATTTAGGGGAGTGTACACCTCAAACATCAAAAGACAATGCGGTGAGTGAAGGACAGACCCCTGGCTCCTCCATTTCCTGGTATTTGACTTTAGAAAACTCCCGTAAGTCCTCTACATTTCAGGATCTTCACTGGGAAAATAGCATAACGCTGTACACCTCTCAGGATGTTTGGGATATTAAAGGAGTGATGCAGCTGGTCcttggcacccagtgctgttggctataGGGGCCGGGAGGCACTGCATATTCTCACACCCGtcttgggtggctagatggagttgGGTGATACctccagccctcaggtccctgatgtgtgcagatgaggtccctgtttaatgggcagggtgacatcaaatgtcacaaatctgcaactcccccttgacagttgcagttgaaaataggcttcaagtGTATGCCCTCATGATgttgaattggcccacacaggtacAGGCAGGGATGAACGGTGCTACATGTCCTCAGATCCTTTATGCCAGTGTCCAGGCAAAGGGGCAGCTCCTGGCCTGACTTCCCAGCTGAGGGAGCATGGTGAATTTTTATAGCCAAGAGTCTAGTTTGGGTGCGGACAGCCCTGAGCTCTGGGATAGAGGCCTGGCAGTTGTTCAATAGTGCCTAACTGGTGTCAGAGTGGAcagtgtgggggaggggggtcaggtgcagggagggaaaacaggctCTTCTCTGCTGTTAGAGTCTTGGAT
The sequence above is drawn from the Elephas maximus indicus isolate mEleMax1 chromosome 9, mEleMax1 primary haplotype, whole genome shotgun sequence genome and encodes:
- the LOC126082513 gene encoding NUT family member 2D-like — encoded protein: MACASLTLVRFMKSEAEEKLQIQKLQQRNVSACLPPLALDKLDAHRPSSTVVSQCTVLKEHVEIMEGLLGPAHSATLEPDGKHEEEENEQRQEEIGMYPDVGLLSYTDKLCYRKHLLPRTDRGESGRAVRSCVQGLRPPLAQPRPAARPTLRDPAFPATAARLGEGDPLQLTPEAVRGRQFARPRALSQEAVRMPTPMLGPDMTMNPGASMFPFAALPFPRYTPRVPHRTPWERHPLPLMTSPCPPGIPLGLSAFPRTLLVPSVGDSGPSGARSGKVIVQVRTEGRSAELPGIQTFVMVQNPLNWSTPGAASGALEHAPPPLGEASAVIPDTSVVGTQAYRGVWSPTLSLQAPPPAAQLASIFPQVKACSGQHASSGKESLAATQSRPSLDDASCNPQSVYQNYRRWQCFKSLARRHHPQSPDTEALSCFLIPVLRSLARLKPTMTLEEGLWQSVQEWQRKSNFDRMIFYEMAQKFMEFEAEEELEIQMLQQRNASVCLLPLAPRNLDPHGPSSTMVGQHPVFIPKKGGSMAQPPKQHQHRPQHPWEPKRSHEIPPEAVKEYVEIMEDLLGTAHSATVEPDRKCEEEANEEQEEENELYPDPGLLSYIDNLCAQEAFITKVEAVIHPQFLEMLLSPDSQVDPMSLRQELEEEEGLTLTQLVEKRLLELKGKVGVEAPPTYAFCTMEFGVPGENPSPEL